A genomic window from Streptomyces sp. WMMC940 includes:
- a CDS encoding RNA polymerase sigma factor produces the protein MPESPERGRSTTGGPLTPADPLIVYGTDSGPAAVPVPLPPAPQPAAPSLEVAPVQTRTLTEAEPVAAVPPQSRAAHHPENEPPPLPDVMAAEDGPGAAELPEPPASLDTTGTQELPELSETPEPRGPAARTDTGGAGPSSDLFRQYLREIGRIPLLTAAEEVELARRVEAGLFAEEKLRRTPDLDSQLALDLDRLVVMGRMAKRRLIEANLRLVVSVAKRYVGRGLTMLDLVQEGNLGLIRAVEKFDYARGYKFSTYATWWIRQAMSRALADQARTIRVPVHVVELINRVVRVQRRMLQERGYEPTSEEVAAQLDLAPERVGEVLRLAQEPVSLHAPVGEEDDVSLGDLIEDGDAASPVESAAFLLLREHLEAVLSTLGERERKVVQLRYGLADGRPRTLEEIGRIFGVTRERIRQIESKTLGKLRDHAYADQLRGYLD, from the coding sequence GTGCCTGAGTCCCCGGAGCGCGGCCGGTCCACGACAGGTGGGCCACTCACCCCCGCGGATCCGCTCATCGTGTACGGGACGGACAGCGGCCCGGCCGCCGTCCCCGTCCCGCTGCCGCCTGCCCCCCAACCGGCAGCACCCAGCCTGGAGGTCGCTCCCGTGCAGACCCGGACCCTGACCGAAGCCGAACCGGTCGCGGCGGTCCCGCCGCAGAGCCGGGCGGCGCACCACCCGGAGAACGAGCCCCCGCCGCTGCCGGACGTCATGGCGGCCGAGGACGGCCCCGGGGCGGCGGAACTGCCCGAGCCGCCCGCGTCGCTCGACACCACCGGGACTCAAGAGCTGCCCGAGCTGTCCGAGACGCCCGAGCCTCGCGGGCCCGCGGCCCGCACGGACACCGGCGGGGCCGGCCCGTCGTCCGACCTGTTCCGGCAGTACCTGCGGGAGATCGGGCGCATCCCGCTGCTCACCGCCGCCGAGGAGGTGGAACTCGCCCGCCGCGTCGAGGCGGGCCTCTTCGCCGAGGAGAAGCTCAGGCGCACTCCCGACCTGGACTCCCAGCTCGCCCTCGACCTCGACCGGCTCGTCGTCATGGGCCGAATGGCCAAGCGCCGGCTGATCGAGGCCAATCTGCGGCTCGTGGTCTCCGTGGCCAAGCGCTACGTGGGCCGCGGGCTGACGATGCTCGACCTCGTCCAGGAGGGCAACCTCGGACTGATCCGCGCGGTCGAGAAGTTCGACTACGCGCGCGGCTACAAGTTCTCGACGTACGCGACCTGGTGGATCCGACAGGCCATGTCCCGGGCCCTCGCCGACCAGGCACGGACCATCCGCGTGCCCGTCCACGTGGTGGAACTCATCAACCGCGTCGTGCGGGTCCAGCGCCGCATGCTCCAGGAACGCGGCTACGAGCCCACCTCCGAGGAGGTCGCCGCCCAGCTCGACCTCGCGCCCGAACGCGTCGGCGAGGTCCTGCGGCTCGCCCAGGAACCGGTGTCGCTGCACGCGCCGGTCGGTGAGGAGGACGACGTCTCCCTCGGCGACCTCATCGAGGACGGCGACGCCGCGTCACCCGTGGAGTCGGCCGCGTTCCTGCTGCTCCGGGAGCACCTCGAAGCCGTTCTCTCCACGCTCGGTGAGCGTGAGCGCAAGGTCGTCCAGCTGCGCTACGGACTGGCCGACGGCCGGCCCCGCACCCTGGAGGAGATCGGCCGGATCTTCGGCGTCACCCGGGAACGCATCCGCCAGATCGAGTCCAAGACGCTCGGCAAGCTGCGCGACCACGCCTACGCTGACCAGTTGCGCGGCTATCTGGACTGA
- a CDS encoding ABC transporter ATP-binding protein, producing the protein MAGPGGRMTMGQSGERSLDFKGSGQRLLRQLLPERRALWVMITAGVLSVGLSVVGPWILGKATDLVFAGVVGREMPPGLSRDQAVEALRERGDGGLADMLSGVDFTPGRGIDFTAVGGVLLVALAVFAAAGLLMLVSTRASIRVINRTVFRMREDVQAKLARLPLSYFDRAKRGEVLSRATNDIDNISQTMQQSMGQLINSLLTIVGVLVMMFWISPLLALVALVTVPLSVVVAAKVGKRSQPQFVRQWQSTGRLNAHVEEMYTGHTLVKVFGRQGESAKDFAEQNQALYEAGFRAQFNSGIMQPLMFFVSNLNYVLVAVVGGLRVASGTLSIGDVQAFIQYSRQFSMPLTQVASMANLVQSGVASAERIFELLDAEEQAPDPIRGARPEERRGAVALEKVSFRYDPQKPLIEDLSLAVEPGQTVAIVGPTGAGKTTLVNLLMRFYEVTGGRITLDGVDAATMSRDDLRAGIGMVLQDTWLFGGTIAENIAYGTAREVTREEIEEAARAAHADRFIRTLPDGYDTVIDDEGSGVSAGEKQLITIARAFLSDPVILVLDEATSSVDTRTEVLIQKAMSRLADGRTSFVIAHRLSTVRDADVILVMENGSIVQQGTHDELLTAGGAYARLYAAQFAQAVAEVD; encoded by the coding sequence ATGGCCGGTCCTGGCGGACGCATGACGATGGGCCAGTCCGGCGAGCGGTCCTTGGACTTCAAGGGCTCGGGGCAGCGGCTGCTGCGGCAGTTGCTGCCGGAGAGGCGGGCCCTGTGGGTGATGATCACGGCCGGTGTGCTGAGCGTGGGGCTGTCGGTGGTCGGGCCGTGGATCCTCGGCAAGGCGACGGATCTCGTCTTCGCGGGTGTCGTGGGGCGGGAGATGCCGCCCGGACTGTCCCGGGACCAGGCCGTCGAGGCGCTGCGCGAGCGCGGTGACGGCGGCCTGGCGGACATGCTGTCGGGGGTGGACTTCACGCCCGGACGGGGCATCGACTTCACGGCCGTCGGCGGGGTGCTGCTCGTGGCGCTCGCCGTGTTCGCGGCCGCGGGGCTGCTGATGCTGGTGTCGACGCGGGCGTCGATCCGGGTCATCAACCGGACCGTGTTCCGGATGCGCGAGGACGTGCAGGCGAAGCTGGCGCGGCTGCCGCTGTCGTACTTCGACAGGGCCAAGCGCGGTGAGGTGCTGAGCCGGGCGACGAACGACATCGACAACATCTCGCAGACGATGCAGCAGTCGATGGGCCAGCTCATCAACTCCCTGCTGACGATCGTCGGCGTGCTGGTGATGATGTTCTGGATCTCGCCGCTGCTGGCCCTGGTCGCGCTGGTGACCGTGCCGCTCTCGGTGGTGGTGGCCGCGAAGGTCGGCAAGCGCTCGCAGCCGCAGTTCGTCCGGCAGTGGCAGTCGACGGGCCGGCTCAACGCGCACGTCGAGGAGATGTACACGGGCCACACGCTGGTGAAGGTCTTCGGGCGCCAGGGGGAATCGGCGAAGGACTTCGCCGAGCAGAACCAGGCACTGTACGAGGCCGGGTTCCGGGCGCAGTTCAACAGCGGGATCATGCAGCCGCTGATGTTCTTCGTCTCCAACCTCAACTACGTGCTGGTGGCGGTCGTCGGCGGGCTGCGGGTGGCGTCCGGCACGTTGTCGATCGGCGACGTCCAGGCGTTCATCCAGTACTCGCGCCAGTTCTCGATGCCGCTGACGCAGGTGGCGTCGATGGCGAACCTGGTGCAGTCCGGCGTGGCCTCGGCCGAGCGGATCTTCGAGCTGCTGGACGCCGAGGAGCAGGCTCCCGACCCGATCCGCGGGGCGCGTCCCGAGGAACGGCGGGGCGCGGTCGCGCTGGAGAAGGTGTCCTTCCGCTACGACCCGCAGAAGCCGCTCATCGAGGATCTGTCGCTGGCGGTGGAGCCGGGTCAGACGGTCGCGATCGTCGGCCCGACCGGGGCGGGCAAGACCACGCTCGTCAATCTGCTGATGCGCTTCTACGAGGTGACGGGCGGCCGGATCACCCTGGACGGGGTCGACGCGGCCACGATGTCCCGGGACGACCTGCGGGCCGGGATCGGGATGGTGCTGCAGGACACCTGGCTGTTCGGCGGCACGATCGCGGAGAACATCGCCTACGGCACCGCGCGCGAGGTCACCCGGGAGGAGATCGAGGAGGCGGCCCGGGCGGCCCACGCCGACCGCTTCATCCGGACCCTGCCCGACGGCTACGACACCGTCATCGACGACGAGGGGTCCGGCGTGAGCGCCGGGGAGAAGCAGCTGATCACCATCGCCCGGGCGTTCCTGTCCGACCCGGTGATCCTGGTGCTGGACGAGGCCACGAGCTCGGTCGACACCCGCACCGAGGTGCTGATCCAGAAGGCGATGTCCCGGCTCGCCGACGGGCGTACGTCCTTCGTGATCGCGCACCGGCTGTCCACCGTCAGGGACGCGGACGTGATCCTGGTGATGGAGAATGGGTCCATCGTCCAACAGGGCACGCACGACGAGCTGTTGACGGCGGGCGGCGCGTACGCGCGGCTGTACGCGGCGCAGTTCGCGCAGGCGGTCGCCGAGGTCGACTGA